A portion of the Sulfuricurvum kujiense DSM 16994 genome contains these proteins:
- the gatB gene encoding Asp-tRNA(Asn)/Glu-tRNA(Gln) amidotransferase subunit GatB — protein MFETIIGLEVHVQLNTQSKLFCSCPTSFNHEQNTNTCPTCLALPGALPVLNKEALRKAGMFGTAVGATINRTSFFDRKSYFYPDSPSAYQITQLYTPIVEHGNLTIDFEDGSHKTIRINRAHIEADAGKNIHEGSISKVDLNRAGTPLLEIVSEPDMRSPEDAILYLKKLHSIVRYIDISDANMQEGSFRVDVNVSIRPKGDEKLYTRVEIKNINSFRFIQRAIELEVARQKEAWEDGTYESEIVQETRLFDQVKQETRSMRGKEEAADYRYFPEPDLLKVIVDDAMYEQICTIPELPDAKKERFVKEFGISEYHASLITADLENAHYFEAMLEQGITAKNAVTWLIVELQGRLSGGVTPSTSSISAVMLGTLVKRIEESVISGKAAKEVLDYLLENGGDIDDVIEKLGLKQVSDTGALEALIDEILSSNADKVAEYKSGKDKLFGFFVGQAMKASKGSANPNTLNEILQAKLAQ, from the coding sequence ATGTTTGAAACCATTATCGGTTTGGAAGTTCACGTCCAGCTCAATACCCAGTCTAAACTTTTTTGCTCATGTCCTACGAGTTTTAATCACGAACAAAATACCAATACCTGTCCGACCTGTCTCGCACTTCCGGGTGCGTTGCCGGTTTTGAACAAAGAGGCGCTGCGTAAAGCGGGGATGTTCGGAACGGCGGTCGGCGCTACGATCAACCGTACTTCATTCTTTGACCGTAAAAGCTATTTTTATCCCGACAGCCCGAGTGCGTATCAAATCACTCAGCTCTATACACCGATCGTCGAACACGGTAATCTGACTATCGATTTTGAAGACGGAAGTCATAAAACGATCCGCATCAACCGCGCTCATATCGAAGCGGATGCGGGGAAAAATATCCATGAAGGTTCTATCTCGAAAGTAGACTTGAACCGTGCGGGGACTCCGCTGCTAGAGATTGTATCCGAACCGGATATGCGATCGCCAGAAGATGCTATTTTGTATCTCAAAAAGCTCCACTCGATCGTCCGCTACATCGATATCTCTGACGCCAACATGCAAGAGGGGTCGTTTCGTGTCGATGTAAACGTCTCGATCAGACCTAAAGGGGATGAAAAACTCTACACCCGTGTCGAGATCAAGAATATCAACAGCTTCCGCTTTATCCAGCGGGCGATCGAACTCGAAGTTGCCCGTCAAAAAGAGGCATGGGAAGACGGTACGTATGAGAGTGAAATCGTTCAGGAAACACGCCTTTTCGACCAAGTAAAACAAGAGACCCGTTCAATGCGCGGGAAGGAAGAAGCGGCCGATTACCGCTACTTTCCTGAGCCTGATTTGCTCAAAGTGATCGTCGATGATGCGATGTATGAGCAAATCTGTACTATTCCGGAACTTCCGGACGCTAAAAAAGAGCGCTTTGTCAAAGAGTTTGGGATCAGTGAATACCATGCATCGCTGATCACCGCTGATTTGGAAAACGCGCACTATTTTGAAGCGATGCTGGAGCAGGGGATTACGGCTAAAAATGCGGTAACATGGCTTATCGTCGAGCTACAAGGGCGTCTAAGCGGCGGAGTGACACCGTCTACATCGTCGATCAGTGCCGTAATGCTCGGAACCCTCGTCAAGCGGATCGAAGAGAGCGTCATCAGCGGTAAAGCGGCGAAAGAGGTTTTGGATTACCTTCTTGAAAACGGCGGTGATATTGATGACGTGATCGAAAAACTCGGACTTAAGCAGGTCAGTGACACGGGTGCGCTCGAAGCGTTGATCGATGAGATTTTGAGCTCTAATGCCGATAAAGTGGCCGAGTACAAATCGGGTAAAGACAAACTCTTCGGTTTCTTCGTCGGTCAGGCGATGAAAGCATCCAAAGGTTCGGCAAATCCGAATACACTGAACGAAATTCTTCAAGCCAAATTAGCACAATAA
- a CDS encoding thiamine phosphate synthase, whose amino-acid sequence MKSYLITDPSLYGTTPDSIESALPAVFSQNLPDFALFRDKQSSDYAELASVFIRICRNHTVSKVLLHGDYALASVLGADGVHLTSTQSEEIAEAKALGLYVVISTHTHEEAIKAQKLGADAITYSPIFFSPNKGEPKGLEDLKEIVAKIEIPIFALGGITAQEQINAVEKCGAYGFASIRYFI is encoded by the coding sequence GTGAAGAGCTATCTAATCACCGACCCCTCCTTGTACGGTACTACTCCCGATTCGATCGAATCGGCGTTACCTGCCGTCTTCTCACAAAATCTTCCCGACTTTGCCCTTTTTCGAGACAAACAGAGTAGCGATTATGCAGAACTTGCATCCGTTTTTATCCGTATCTGCCGAAATCATACGGTTTCCAAAGTGCTTTTGCACGGCGATTATGCGCTTGCATCCGTTTTGGGAGCTGACGGGGTTCATCTGACCTCGACGCAGTCTGAGGAGATAGCCGAGGCGAAAGCTCTGGGGCTTTATGTCGTTATCAGTACCCATACCCACGAGGAAGCGATCAAAGCGCAGAAACTCGGCGCCGATGCCATCACCTACAGCCCTATTTTCTTCTCGCCTAATAAGGGAGAACCCAAGGGTTTAGAGGATTTAAAAGAAATAGTGGCTAAAATAGAGATACCTATTTTTGCATTGGGCGGAATTACGGCTCAAGAGCAGATAAACGCGGTTGAAAAGTGCGGTGCTTACGGCTTCGCGTCTATCCGTTATTTTATATAA
- a CDS encoding NAD(P)/FAD-dependent oxidoreductase: MQSVHVVIIGGGYGGIRAMEHLAHHSQISITLIDKNPYHYMQAEVYDFIANKVDMSSVMIDLPSLCKSFGLVEFVCEEVSGIDTQNSTVSTTAQTIPYDYLIIATGSRTYFPDFIKGLRQHSHGVKSIPAALDFKQQFERSLLNRIEAQTQGCDVKPFNIVIGGAGLSGVEIAAEMAAYANHFYANGNFGCRGVDVYLIDAYETILFGMDPYLIESAHQRLVQLGVHVWHNNRIGEVRENQIILDSGKVLDFEFMIFTGGIAASTLTQHLGFETNGKGHLIVDANLNIPMHENIYAIGDITQAITEEGKFIPPTAQLAERGGEHVARNILRSLKGKAKHPFTYKNQGVMIALGGEYGAGLLPGGIKVKGYAAYLIKKAIFWLYSAPLRRRSNIGKRR; encoded by the coding sequence ATGCAATCAGTTCATGTGGTAATCATCGGAGGAGGATACGGCGGCATCCGTGCTATGGAGCATCTCGCCCATCACAGCCAAATTTCCATCACCCTGATCGATAAAAACCCTTACCACTATATGCAGGCTGAAGTATACGACTTTATCGCCAACAAAGTAGACATGTCTTCTGTGATGATCGATCTCCCCTCGCTCTGCAAAAGTTTCGGTCTCGTCGAGTTCGTCTGCGAAGAGGTCAGCGGCATCGATACCCAGAACTCTACCGTTTCGACGACGGCGCAGACGATTCCGTATGACTATCTCATCATCGCAACCGGAAGCCGAACCTATTTCCCCGATTTTATCAAGGGGCTTCGCCAACACTCCCACGGGGTCAAAAGCATCCCAGCGGCACTTGATTTTAAACAGCAGTTTGAACGATCCCTCCTCAACCGCATCGAAGCGCAAACACAGGGTTGCGACGTCAAGCCCTTCAACATCGTCATCGGCGGTGCGGGGCTTTCGGGAGTAGAGATCGCGGCGGAAATGGCGGCATACGCGAACCATTTCTATGCCAACGGCAATTTCGGATGCCGCGGCGTCGACGTCTACCTCATCGACGCGTATGAGACTATCCTCTTCGGAATGGATCCGTATTTGATCGAGAGTGCCCATCAACGGCTTGTCCAGCTGGGGGTACACGTCTGGCATAACAACCGTATCGGCGAAGTACGGGAGAATCAGATCATCCTCGACAGCGGCAAAGTGCTCGATTTCGAGTTTATGATCTTCACCGGGGGGATCGCCGCATCGACGCTCACCCAGCATCTGGGGTTTGAGACGAACGGCAAAGGGCACCTGATCGTCGATGCGAACCTGAACATCCCGATGCATGAGAATATCTATGCGATCGGCGATATCACTCAGGCAATCACGGAGGAGGGAAAATTTATCCCTCCCACGGCGCAGCTGGCGGAGCGCGGCGGCGAGCATGTCGCACGAAACATCCTCCGCTCGCTCAAAGGAAAAGCCAAACACCCCTTTACGTATAAAAACCAAGGGGTTATGATCGCACTGGGCGGCGAATACGGAGCGGGATTGCTCCCGGGAGGGATCAAAGTTAAAGGGTACGCAGCCTATTTAATCAAAAAGGCTATATTTTGGCTCTACAGCGCTCCCCTGCGGCGTCGAAGCAATATCGGGAAGCGGCGCTGA
- a CDS encoding bifunctional riboflavin kinase/FAD synthetase encodes MALSKVDAIAIGGFDGMHAGHQKLFNELGKNGAIVVIETGYANLTPGREREHYTHYPILYYSLDDIRHLEGEEFVALLKERFPHLRKIVVGYDFHFGKNRRYSHANLGELFSGEVKVIDQVCIENDSVHSHKIRSKIQIGDLSGANRFLGHNYAIKGTVIKGQGIGKTDLVPTINLECPGYLLPYEGVYAAFVRLDSEEHYHPCVVFVGHRVTTDGSYAVECHVLDENIPSCERASISFVKFLRKNQKFESLESLKKAISDDILNARRELIHLSL; translated from the coding sequence ATGGCTTTATCAAAGGTTGATGCCATCGCTATCGGCGGATTTGACGGGATGCATGCCGGGCATCAGAAATTATTTAATGAACTGGGGAAAAACGGGGCTATAGTCGTTATCGAGACGGGGTATGCGAACTTAACCCCCGGACGCGAGCGCGAGCACTACACCCACTATCCGATTCTTTATTATTCTCTTGATGATATTCGTCATCTGGAAGGGGAAGAGTTCGTCGCTTTACTCAAAGAGCGGTTTCCCCATCTGCGCAAAATAGTGGTGGGATATGATTTTCATTTCGGGAAAAACCGCCGCTACTCACACGCCAATTTGGGTGAACTCTTTTCGGGCGAAGTCAAAGTGATCGATCAGGTATGCATCGAAAACGACTCGGTCCACTCCCATAAAATCCGCAGCAAAATACAAATCGGCGACCTGAGCGGAGCCAACCGCTTTTTAGGTCACAATTACGCGATCAAAGGAACGGTTATCAAAGGGCAGGGGATCGGTAAAACCGATCTCGTCCCGACAATCAATCTCGAATGCCCCGGTTATCTTCTCCCTTATGAGGGTGTATATGCGGCATTTGTCCGCTTGGACAGTGAAGAGCATTATCACCCCTGCGTCGTTTTTGTAGGGCACCGCGTTACGACGGACGGAAGTTACGCGGTTGAGTGTCACGTTTTGGATGAAAATATCCCGAGCTGTGAGAGGGCGTCGATCAGTTTTGTCAAATTTTTACGCAAAAATCAGAAGTTTGAGTCACTGGAGAGTCTTAAAAAAGCGATCAGTGATGATATTTTAAACGCCCGTCGGGAACTGATTCATTTGAGTTTATAG
- the tlyA gene encoding 23S rRNA (cytidine-2'-O)-methyltransferase TlyA: protein MRLDSYLVEQGFVESRTKAQQLIKEHAVSVEGKIVDKVSFDVAEGMEVVLADTEIYVSRAAIKLKGFLPYTEWEIKGLRALDIGSSTGGFTQILLENGVSSVTCVDVGSDQLHPSLRSDPRVSVHENTDIRSFASEVPYDLVTCDVAFIPLELILESIDSLASKYIVLLFKPQFQVGREVKRDKNGVVKDDKAIGKAMIRFEDTCTLMGWKLIAKEVAHISGKEGNQEICYGFIKG, encoded by the coding sequence ATGAGACTGGATAGTTATTTGGTAGAGCAGGGATTTGTCGAGAGCCGCACGAAAGCGCAGCAGTTGATTAAAGAACACGCCGTGAGCGTGGAGGGGAAGATTGTCGACAAAGTCTCCTTTGACGTAGCGGAGGGGATGGAAGTCGTTCTGGCCGATACCGAAATATACGTGAGCCGCGCCGCGATTAAGCTCAAAGGATTCCTCCCCTATACCGAATGGGAGATAAAAGGGCTTCGCGCACTCGATATCGGCTCTTCGACGGGGGGATTTACCCAAATCCTTTTGGAAAACGGCGTCTCAAGCGTCACGTGTGTCGATGTCGGAAGCGATCAGCTTCATCCCTCACTGCGCTCAGATCCGCGTGTAAGCGTGCATGAAAATACCGATATCCGCTCCTTTGCGTCCGAAGTGCCGTATGATCTCGTGACGTGCGATGTGGCCTTTATCCCGCTTGAGTTGATCCTTGAATCGATTGACTCTCTGGCATCCAAATACATTGTTCTTCTATTTAAGCCTCAGTTTCAGGTCGGGCGTGAAGTCAAACGGGACAAAAACGGTGTCGTCAAAGACGATAAAGCGATCGGCAAAGCGATGATCCGTTTTGAAGACACATGTACGTTGATGGGGTGGAAGCTGATTGCCAAAGAGGTGGCGCATATCAGCGGCAAAGAGGGAAATCAGGAGATTTGTTATGGCTTTATCAAAGGTTGA
- a CDS encoding F0F1 ATP synthase subunit A codes for MGELFTFFGLISHEHSFIFLTHMLLTAAIVLVIAKMATSNLRLVPTGTQNVMEAYLSGVLAMGADVMGKAEARRYLPLVATIGLFVGIANVIGVIPGFEAPSAFLDFTLALALVVFTYYNFEGIRRNGLISYFKHFMGPVWWLAWLMFPIEIVSHISRIISLSFRLLGNVKGDDMFLMVLLMLAPWILPIVPFALLTFMAFLQAFIFMMLTYVYLGGAVLLHDDH; via the coding sequence ATGGGTGAGTTGTTTACCTTCTTCGGCCTTATCAGCCACGAACATTCGTTCATTTTCCTCACACACATGCTCTTAACTGCGGCTATCGTGCTTGTGATCGCGAAAATGGCAACCTCAAATCTGCGTTTGGTTCCAACCGGAACTCAAAATGTTATGGAAGCTTATCTTAGCGGCGTACTTGCTATGGGTGCGGACGTTATGGGCAAAGCGGAAGCACGCCGTTATCTTCCGCTTGTTGCGACTATCGGTCTTTTCGTCGGTATCGCAAACGTTATCGGTGTTATCCCGGGTTTTGAAGCGCCGAGTGCGTTTTTGGATTTTACCCTTGCGTTGGCTTTGGTAGTATTTACCTACTATAACTTCGAAGGTATCCGCCGCAACGGTTTGATCAGCTACTTCAAACACTTTATGGGTCCTGTATGGTGGTTGGCATGGTTGATGTTCCCGATCGAGATCGTTTCACACATCTCTCGTATCATTTCTCTTAGCTTCCGATTGTTAGGTAACGTTAAAGGGGACGACATGTTCTTGATGGTATTGTTGATGTTGGCTCCGTGGATCCTTCCGATCGTACCGTTCGCGTTGTTGACGTTCATGGCATTTTTGCAAGCGTTCATTTTTATGATGCTCACCTACGTATATCTCGGCGGTGCAGTTCTTCTTCACGACGACCACTAA